ACAAGCCTTGATGCACACCTTGCAGCGCTCGCTGCCGGAGCTGCGCAGTATCGCCCTGCTCGCCCCCAGCGGCGCGATCATCAGCGACAGCGCCACCGACAGCCAGGACGGCGCCTGGCTCGAAAACTTGGTTCAACGCAGCCACGGCCAGTCCTATTACCTGAGCAACAACGACGACGGCACCCTCATTTATCTGCTCCTGCACCAGCCCAGCGGCGGCTCGCGGGTGTACTGGGCGCTGCGCCTGGCACCCGCCTACCTGGCCAACCTGACCCGCCAGGACAGTCAGGGCCAGCGGCCGATGTGGGCCATCGAGAACCGCCTGAACCACCGCGTAGTCAGCCGTGACAGCGGCATGCCGATGCAATGGGACGGGGCCCTGACCCCGGACGACCTGAATAAAAGCGTGCTGGTCACCCCGTTAAGCAAAAGCGACTGGCAACTGCGCGGGATGTTCGACCGTACGGCCGTGCTGGAGCAACTGTTGCCGGCGTTTATCGGCAAGTGCCTGCTAGGCCTGGCTTTTTCGCTGATCCCGGTGATCGTGCTGCTGAACATGCGCCGCCGCCAACGCCAAGTGCACGAAGGCCGCCGGCGCTACCAGGATATTTTCGAAGGCACCGGCGTCGCCCTCTGTGTACTTGACCTCTCGGGCCTGAACAGCTTTTTTGACAAGCCGTACATGCAGACCCGTGAGCAACTGCGTCTGTGGTTGCAGGACCATCCCGATGGGCATAAGCAATTGCTCAAGGAATTGCGCATCACCGAGGTCAACCAGGTGGCGGTGCGCCTGCTGAACGTGTCGTCCTGCGAAGACGCCTGGGAACGGCTTATCAATGATTGCCCGGACAATGCCACGTCCATCGGCCATCAGATACTCGAAGCGGTGCGCACTCACCAGAACCAGCTGGAGCTGGAAATCCAGTGCAAGGACATCGCCGGCAACGAGCAATACCTGTGGCTGGTCATGCGCCTGCCGGAGCAGCAAGACGACTTCAATGCGGTGATCCTCAGCATCAGCGATATCACCAGCCGCAAGCTGATCGAACTGTCGCTGGTCGAGCGTGAAGGTTTCTGGTCGGACGTCGTACGCACAGTGCCCGACCACCTGTACGTACAGGATGTGATCAGCCAGCGCATGATTTTCAGCAACCACCACCTCGGGCACACCCTCGGCTACACAAAGGCCGAACTGCAGCAAATGGGCGAGTACTTCTGGGAAATCCTGCTGCACCCCGAAGATGCCGAGCACTACCACGATTTGCGCCTGCAACAGCGCCAGGCCGGCTATAGCGCCCAACTGCAATGCCAGTTGCGCTTTCGCCATCGCAACAATCAATGGCGACGCTTCGATATTCGCGAACAGGCCCTGGCGCGGGACACGACCACCCAAGTCACGCGCATCATCGGCGTGGCCAAGGACATCACCGACCAGATCGAAGCCAGCGAATCCCTGCGCGACAGTGAACAGCGTTACCGCATGCTGGCCGAAAGCATCAGCGACGTGATCTGCTCCACCGACAGCCAGTTGGCGCTCAACTACATCAGCCCGTCGGTGAATGCCGTGCTGGGGTATGACGTGGACTGGGTGTTCAAGAACGGCTGGCAGTCGATCATCGCCAACCCAAAGCAACTGGCCGGCATTTATAGCCTGGTGGAGCAAGTCAGCCGTGCGCTGGGCGATATCGAGGCGCTGAACAAGCTGCGCGATGACGTGCAGACCCAACTGTTCCTGTTCGATTGCTTGCGCGCCGACGGTCGTAAAGTACCGATCGAGTTGCGCCTGGTGCTGGTGTGGGATGAACACGGCGCCTTCGAGGGCATCCTGGGGGTAGGCCGCGACATCAGCCAGCAACGCCGGGCCGAAAAAGACCTGCGCATGGCGGCCACGGTATTCGAGCACTCCACGTCGGCGATCCTGATCACCGACCCGGCGGGCTATATCGTGCAGGCCAACGAGGCGTTCAGCCGGGTCAGCGGCTATGAGGTGAGTGACGTACTCGACCAATTGCCGAACATGCTCACCGTTGACGAGCAACAGGAAGCGCACTTGCGCTACGTGCTCAAACAACTGCACCAGCACAGCACCTGGGAAGGCGAAGTGTGGCTCAAGCGCCGCAATGGCGAGCACTACCCTGCCTGGGTCGGCATTACCGCCGTGTTCGACGATGAAGGCGATTTGGCCAGCTACGTGTGCTTTTTCAGTGATATCAGCGAGCGCAAGGCCAGCGAACAACGCATCCACCGCCTGGCGTATTACGACGCCCTGACCCACCTGCCCAACCGCACACTGTTCCAGGACCGCCTGCACACCGCGTTGCAGTCGGCGGAGCGGCAGAAGTCGTGGGTGGTGCTGATGTTCCTCGACCTCGACCGTTTCAAGCCGATCAACGACTCCCTGGGCCACGCCGCCGGCGACCGCATGCTCAAGGAAATGGCCACCCGCCTGCTCGGCTGCGTGGCCGAAGACGATACGGTGGCGCGCATGGGGGGTGACGAGTTTACCTTGCTGCTGCAACCGCGCCTGAGCCGCGAGATGGCGCTGAACCGTGCGATTCACGTGGCCGAGCAGATCCTCGCCAGCCTGGTAAAACCCTTCGTGCTCGAAGGCCGCGAATTCTTCGTGACCGCCAGTATCGGCATCGCCCTCAGCCCCCAGGACGGCAACGAGCTGAG
This region of Pseudomonas asgharzadehiana genomic DNA includes:
- a CDS encoding bifunctional diguanylate cyclase/phosphodiesterase → MSKVTPPTPLRAAHIAPGAPLHGTLKGALATLVLMLLALLFWQLLDQLQQNQKNQQQYTIDYSADLAEQISLNMALSAKIALNLLPMLEPPRDNEQQQALMHTLQRSLPELRSIALLAPSGAIISDSATDSQDGAWLENLVQRSHGQSYYLSNNDDGTLIYLLLHQPSGGSRVYWALRLAPAYLANLTRQDSQGQRPMWAIENRLNHRVVSRDSGMPMQWDGALTPDDLNKSVLVTPLSKSDWQLRGMFDRTAVLEQLLPAFIGKCLLGLAFSLIPVIVLLNMRRRQRQVHEGRRRYQDIFEGTGVALCVLDLSGLNSFFDKPYMQTREQLRLWLQDHPDGHKQLLKELRITEVNQVAVRLLNVSSCEDAWERLINDCPDNATSIGHQILEAVRTHQNQLELEIQCKDIAGNEQYLWLVMRLPEQQDDFNAVILSISDITSRKLIELSLVEREGFWSDVVRTVPDHLYVQDVISQRMIFSNHHLGHTLGYTKAELQQMGEYFWEILLHPEDAEHYHDLRLQQRQAGYSAQLQCQLRFRHRNNQWRRFDIREQALARDTTTQVTRIIGVAKDITDQIEASESLRDSEQRYRMLAESISDVICSTDSQLALNYISPSVNAVLGYDVDWVFKNGWQSIIANPKQLAGIYSLVEQVSRALGDIEALNKLRDDVQTQLFLFDCLRADGRKVPIELRLVLVWDEHGAFEGILGVGRDISQQRRAEKDLRMAATVFEHSTSAILITDPAGYIVQANEAFSRVSGYEVSDVLDQLPNMLTVDEQQEAHLRYVLKQLHQHSTWEGEVWLKRRNGEHYPAWVGITAVFDDEGDLASYVCFFSDISERKASEQRIHRLAYYDALTHLPNRTLFQDRLHTALQSAERQKSWVVLMFLDLDRFKPINDSLGHAAGDRMLKEMATRLLGCVAEDDTVARMGGDEFTLLLQPRLSREMALNRAIHVAEQILASLVKPFVLEGREFFVTASIGIALSPQDGNELSQLMKNADTAMYHAKERGKNNFQFYQADMNASALERLELESDLRHALDQNEFVLYYQPQFSGDGKRLTGAEALLRWRHPRRGLVPPGDFIPVLEELGLVVDVGDWVISEACRQLKTWHQNKVRVPKVSVNISARQFSDGQLGTRIATILKDTGLPPACLELELTESILMREVNEAMHILDSLKNLGLSIAVDDFGTGYSSLNYLKQFPIDVLKIDRTFVDGLPSGEQDAQIARAIIAMAHSLNLAVIAEGVETHEQLDFLREHGCDEVQGYLFGRPMPANRFEAQFSNDALFMFD